A region of Fusarium keratoplasticum isolate Fu6.1 chromosome 6, whole genome shotgun sequence DNA encodes the following proteins:
- a CDS encoding Sulfatase domain-containing protein, whose protein sequence is MATKRPNFLVIVADDLGFSDIASFGGEINTPNLDKLANNGIRFTDFHAAAACSPSRAMIMTGTDHHIAGLGNLIEWTNVSGQNDPSGTMSTNVQRGMPGYEGYLNERVVALPEILRDAGYQTLMAGKWHLGLTPERSPKARGFSRSFAHLPACSNHYAYEPQLEKGEESPEFLTMSVIALHSEDGEYVRKLPDGWYSSDGYGDKMLQYLKDWKEDGDERPFFAYLPFTAPHWPLQAPQEYIKKYRGVYDDGPDALRLKRLQKLKDLGLIPKDVESHPVVAEEVKEWSDMSDEERANSCRAMEVFAAMVECIDVNVGKVVDYLKEVGELDNTFVCFLSDNGAEGAAYEAYPIVQGSMMQHLKKYYDNSLDNLGNGNSFIWYGPRWAQAATAPSRLYKAYTTEGGVRVPFLMKPPSSFSQTFKPNDITHQFATVMDLAPTILDMAGAKHPAPAYQGREVVSMRGRSMVPYLSGTSSRIHDKDFINGWETCGRAACRKGDWKIVFIPKPKGPERWQLYNLARDPGEVHDLADSEPDRLRELLKLWDQYVLETGVIPLSPELGRWMAAMEEQMPENAWIEYEYWKDGARDDPKRFTKEIPRFERRVTGF, encoded by the coding sequence ATGGCTACAAAGAGACCCAACTTCCTCGTTATCGTGGCCGATGATCTGGGCTTCTCAGACATCGCCTCCTTTGGCGGCGAGATCAACACCCCAAACCTCGACAAACTCGCTAATAATGGCATCCGCTTCACAGACTTCCATGCCGCGGCTGCTTGTTCGCCGTCTAGGGCCATGATCATGACTGGAACAGACCACCACattgctggccttggcaacctcATCGAGTGGACCAATGTGTCGGGGCAGAATGACCCCAGCGGGACCATGTCAACTAACGTTCAGCGAGGCATGCCCGGGTACGAAGGGTACCTTAACGAGAGGGTTGTTGCACTGCCTGAGATTCTGCGTGATGCTGGTTACCAGACCCTCATGGCTGGCAAATGGCATCTTGGTCTCACGCCCGAGAGGAGTCCCAAGGCCAGGGGGTTCAGTCGCAGCTTCGCCCACTTGCCGGCATGCAGTAACCACTACGCATACGAACCACAGCTAGAAAAGGGCGAGGAATCGCCCGAGTTTCTGACCATGAGCGTCATTGCCTTGCACAGTGAGGATGGGGAATACGTCCGGAAACTACCCGACGGGTGGTACTCTTCTGATGGATACGGCGACAAGATGCTGCAATACCTCAAAGATTGGaaagaagacggcgatgagCGACCTTTCTTCGCATACCTGCCATTTACCGCCCCTCACTggcctctccaagctccccaGGAGTACATCAAAAAGTACCGAGGTGTCTACGACGACGGCCCAGACGCTCTTCGGCTCAAGCGCCTACAAAAGCTCAAAGATCTCGGCCTCATACCTAAAGATGTCGAGTCTCACCCCGTCGTTGCGGAAGAAGTCAAGGAGTGGAGCGACATGAGTGACGAGGAACGCGCCAACTCTTGTCGCGCGATGGAGGTTTTTGCCGCCATGGTTGAATGCATCGACGTGAATGTGGGAAAGGTTGTGGACTACCTGAAAGAGGTTGGGGAGCTTGACAATACCTTTGTGTGCTTCCTTTCAGACAACGGTGCTGAAGGTGCGGCTTATGAGGCGTACCCCATTGTTCAAGGATCCATGATGCAGCATCTCAAGAAGTACTACGACAACAGTCTGGACAACCTTGGTAATGGTAACTCATTCATCTGGTACGGCCCGCGATGGGCTCAAGCTGCTACGGCGCCAAGCAGACTCTACAAAGCATACACAACCGAAGGAGGTGTCCGCGTTCCCTTCCTGATGAAGCCCCCGTCCTCCTTTTCCCAGACTTTCAAGCCCAACGACATCACGCATCAGTTCGCCACAGTCATGGATCTCGCACCGACAATCCTCGACATGGCTGGCGCAAAGCACCCTGCCCCGGCCTATCAAGGCCGCGAGGTCGTCTCCATGCGTGGTAGATCTATGGTTCCCTACCTGTCCGGCACATCCTCCCGTATCCACGACAAAGACTTTATCAACGGATGGGAAACATGTGGTCGCGCAGCTTGCCGCAAGGGAGACTGGAAAATCGTCTTCATCCCAAAGCCCAAAGGTCCTGAGCGTTGGCAACTGTACAACCTCGCGCGCGACCCTGGAGAAGTGCACGACCTTGCCGACTCTGAGCCCGACCGTCTGCGAGAGCTCCTCAAACTCTGGGACCAGTACGTGCTAGAGACGGGCGTAATACCTCTAAGCCCGGAGCTGGGTCGGTGGATGGCGGCCATGGAGGAGCAGATGCCCGAGAATGCGTGGATCGAGTATGAGTACTGGAAGGACGGGGCGAGGGATGATCCGAAGAGGTTTACCAAGGAAATTCCCCGGTTTGAGCGTCGCGTCACAGGATTCTAG
- a CDS encoding AB hydrolase-1 domain-containing protein produces the protein MTKPSATQQLIRETLELSINGLTIRLSTVRRDGPLTPILFLHGFGSTKEDYVDISLEKQFAGRPFIAYDTPGTGESTMSDLSQLSMPLLVTIAESVLAHFSVGQFHLVGHSMGGLVSTLLAKKHQQSVSSFVNIKGNLAPEDCFLSRQILDYPADEPETFVDEFIIRTRESSLYGNGLYASAFRGRVQTAAVRPTFESMVECTDNGNLLEAFEGFPFPRTYMFGEQYASLSYLPRLVRAGVELAEIPRSGHFVMYSNPVAMWERIAQFLSRVEHFDGKKSSN, from the coding sequence ATGACGAAACCATCAGCTACTCAGCAACTCATCCGAGAAACATTAGAGCTCTCCATCAATGGCTTAACTATAAGACTCTCGACAGTCCGGCGTGATGGACCCTTGACgcccatcctcttcctccatggCTTTGGCAGCACCAAAGAAGACTATGTCGACATTTCGCTCGAGAAACAGTTTGCTGGTCGTCCATTCATAGCCTACGACACTCCCGGAACTGGAGAATCAACCATGTCGGATCTATCGCAGTTGTCTATGCCCCTCCTCGTCACCATCGCCGAGTCGGTCCTTGCCCACTTCAGTGTCGGTCAATTCCACCTCGTCGGCCACTCCATGGGCGGTCTAGTCTCGACTCTTCTTGCGAAGAAGCATCAACAGTCTGTTAGCAGCttcgtcaacatcaagggcaaCCTGGCGCCAGAAGACTGCTTCCTCAGCCGGCAGATTCTGGACTACCCAGCTGATGAGCCGGAGACGTTTGTCGACGAGTTCATCATCCGCACGCGCGAGTCATCACTGTATGGAAACGGGCTGTATGCATCTGCGTTCCGTGGGAGGGTGCAGACCGCAGCAGTGCGGCCTACGTTCGAGTCCATGGTGGAATGTACGGACAACGGTAACCTGTTGGAAGCGTTCGAGGGCTTTCCCTTTCCTAGGACGTACATGTTTGGAGAGCAATACGCCTCTCTGTCATATCTTCCAAGGCTGGTTAGGGCCGGGGTTGAGTTGGCCGAGATCCCCCGGAGTGGGCACTTCGTCATGTACTCTAACCCAGTGGCCATGTGGGAACGGATCGCGCAGTTTTTGAGCCGGGTTGAGCATTTTGACGGCAAGAAGAGTTCCAATTAG
- a CDS encoding Transketolase has translation MAPSAITPEPKAEPVAGPNVLKLIKNDDAQTIDLFLRQFRCLIADLCQQFNGGHPGGAMGMAAIGLALWKYVMKYSPSNPDYFNRDRFVLSNGHTCLFQYTFLHLTGYKQMTFDQLKSYHSARYDSFAPGHPEIEHEGIEVTTGPLGQGIANAVGLAMATKHLAATYNKPGHELVNNTTFCMIGDACLQEGVSLEAIQLAGHWKLNNLVVMYDNNQITCDGSVDLCNTEDVNAKMRACGWDVIEIEDGCYDVEGIVKALLKAKSSTDKPTFINVHTVIGVGSKVAGDAKAHGAAFSPDGVKAVKEHFGMNPEEHFVVTDEIYNFFRDVKTRGERLEEDWKALVASYAKEYPELHEEFIKRVEGRFTEDWRSIIPAKESFPTAPTASRKSAGIICNPLAAKLKNFMVGTADLSPSVNMIWKDKVDFQHPDLKTTCGITGNYGGRYIHWGIREHAMASISNGLAAYSKGTILPITSSFFMFYIYAAPGVRMGALQNLQAIHIATHDSIGTGEDGPTHQPIALPSLYRSMPNLLYIRPCDTEETAGAFISALEAKDTPSIISLSRQNLEQYPQYSSRDGAQKGAYVFIEEEDADVTLIGVGAEMCFAVKTREVLKEKFGIKARIVSFPCQRIFNKQSLEYKRDVLRYRSNAPRVVIEAYAVNGWERYADAGFSMATFGKSLPGKDAYKYFGFDENVIAPEVAKLVDEVKKEGIESLRGEFRDLNPVKHEH, from the exons ATGGCGCCCAGTGCAATTACACCAGAGCCCAAGGCGGAGCCCGTGGCTGGGCCCAAtgtcctcaagctcatcaagaacgaTGATGCCCAGACCATTGACCTCTTTCTGCGCCAGTTCCGCTGTCTGATTGCCGATCTGTGCCAGCAATTCAATGGTGGTCATCCAGG CGGCGCCATGGGAATGGCCGCCATTGGCCTCGCCCTGTGGAAGTACGTCATGAAGTACTCGCCCAGCAACCCCGACTACTTCAACCGCGACCGCTTCGTCCTCTCCAACGGCCACACCTGTCTCTTCCAGTACACCTTTCTGCACCTCACCGGATACAAGCAGATGACTTTCGACCAGCTGAAGTCGTATCACTCTGCCCGCTACGACTCGTTCGCCCCGGGCCACCCCGAGATCGAGCACGAGGGTATCGAGGTTACGACCGGACCTCTTGGTCAGGGCATTGCCAATGCTGTTGGTCTTGCTATGGCTACTAAGCACCTCGCTGCGACTTACAACAAGCCCGGCCACGAGCTTGTTAACAACACTACTTTCTGCATGATTGGTGATGCTTGTCTGCAGGAGGGCGTCtccctcgaggccatccagcTGGCCGGCCACTGGAAGCTCAACAACCTGGTCGTCATGTACGACAACAACCAGATCACCTGCGACGGCAGCGTCGACCTCTGCAACACCGAGGACGTCAACGCAAAGATGCGCGCCTGCGGTTGGGACGTCATCGAGATCGAGGACGGCTGCTACGACGTCGAgggcatcgtcaaggccctcctcaaggccaagtccaGCACCGACAAGCCCACCTTCATCAACGTGCACACCGTCATTGGTGTCGGCAGCAAGGTCGCCGGCGACGCCAAGGCCCACGGCGCCGCCTTTTCTCCCGACGGtgtcaaggccgtcaaggagcaCTTTGGCATGAACCCTGAGGAGCACTTTGTCGTGACCGACGAGATCTACAACTTCTTCCGCGACGTCAAGACCCGCGGTGAGCGCCTGGAGGAGGACTGGAAGGCTTTGGTTGCCTCCTACGCTAAGGAGTACCCTGAGCTTCACGAGGAGTTTATCAAGCGAGTCGAGGGCCGCTTCACTGAGGACTGGCGAAGCATCATCCCCGCCAAGGAGAGCTTCCCTACCGCCCCTACTGCCTCGCGAAAGTCTGCCGGCATCATCTGCAACCCCCTTGCTGCTAAGCTCAAGAACTTTATGGTCGGCACGGCTGATCTGTCGCCCTCTGTCAACATGATCTGGAAGGACAAGGTTGATTTCCAACAC CCTGATCTCAAGACCACCTGTGGCATCACTGGCAACTATGGCGGCCGATACATCCACTGGGGTATCCGTGAACATGCCATGGcttccatctccaacggTCTCGCCGCCTATAGCAAGGGCACCATCCTCCCCATcacctccagcttcttcatgtTCTACATT TACGCCGCCCCTGGTGTCCGTATGGGTGCCCTTCAGAACCTCCAGGCCATCCACATCGCTACTCACGACTCCATCGGAACCGGAGAAGATGGTCCTACCCACCAGCCCATCGCCCTCCCCTCTCTCTACCGCTCCATGCCCAACCTCCTCTACATCCGCCCTTGCGATACCGAAGAGACGGCCGGCGCCTTCATCTcagccctcgaggccaaggacaccccctccatcatctccctctcccGACAGAACCTCGAGCAGTACCCTCAGTACTCTAGCCGTGACGGTGCTCAGAAGGGGGCGTATGTTTttatcgaggaggaggatgccgaTGTTACTCTCATTGGTGTCGGTGCCGAGATGTGCTTCGCCGTCAAGACCCGAGAGGTTCTCAAGGAAAAGTTCGGCATCAAGGCCCGCATCGTGTCGTTCCCTTGCCAGCGTATCTTCAACAAGCAATCTCTCGAGTACAAGCGCGACGTCCTCCGCTACCGATCCAACGCCCCCcgcgtcgtcatcgaggCCTACGCCGTCAACGGCTGGGAGCGATACGCCGACGCCggcttctccatggccaccTTCGGCAAGAGTCTCCCTGGCAAGGACGCCTACAAGTACTTTGGCTTCGACGAGAACGTCATCGCGCCCGAGGTGGCCAAGCTggtcgacgaggtcaagaaggagggcatcGAGAGCCTCCGCGGCGAGTTTAGAGACTTGAACCCGGTCAAGCACGAGCACTAG
- a CDS encoding Flavin prenyltransferase PAD1, mitochondrial, producing the protein MSSNPRTPRRKRIIVALTGATGFILGIKTVIAQRRLNVETLLTISKWAENTLKYEADYAVANVRALADTVYGCHDMAAPIASGTFQVDGMAVVPCSMKTPSAISTGHCDDLISRSADVMLKERHRLVLVTRECPLSGIHLQNMLTATQNGAVIFPPVPASYIKPSSVDDLVNHSAGGMLDLFGLDTEEFDR; encoded by the coding sequence ATGTCTTCCAACCCGCGGACCCCGAGACGCAAGAGGATCATCGTGGCGCTCACGGGCGCGACAGGTTTCATTCTCGGCATAAAGACGGTCATCGCGCAGCGTCGCTTGAACGTTGAGACGCTTCTGACTATCAGCAAGTGGGCGGAGAACACGCTCAAGTATGAGGCGGATTATGCTGTTGCCAATGTTCGCGCGCTGGCGGATACAGTCTACGGATGTCACGATATGGCGGCACCTATCGCCAGCGGGACTTTTCAAGTCGATGGCATGGCAGTTGTGCCGTGTAGCATGAAAACTCCGTCCGCCATCAGCACGGGGCACTGTGACGATCTCATCTCGCGTTCCGCGGACGTGATGCTCAAGGAACGGCATAGACTCGTGCTCGTAACGAGAGAGTGTCCCTTGAGTGGTATCCATCTCCAAAACATGTTGACTGCGACGCAAAACGGCGCAGTAATCTTTCCACCAGTGCCGGCGTCTTACATAAAGCCATCATCAGTGGACGATCTAGTAAACCACAGTGCTGGGGGGATGCTGGACTTGTTTGGCTTGGATACTGAGGAGTTTGATCGATGA
- a CDS encoding Ferulic acid decarboxylase 1 translates to MATTSPEENSKSSAQSFRRFTRQLQDEYDLVAIDPEVDPRLELAAIGRQETASLASWGAPVGASKIPGKRFIRIAKYHSHVFLVESKQCPILKVNAITYRNDPILPICRTGRASKENETLVLQVDRNELRAMKLTMEEFCNKVGYAVFESKPGFYIPTLYLVGDDINPTNFKDVVWAAATRCQPRANEFFFDEYPNIPLIPYVGYGVKFGRNACKVMRCCPFPSESGHDELVWREASFRNSYPEEIQEKIKSQWETYGFSSAWSLDLR, encoded by the exons ATGGCCACTACCTCACCAGAAGAAAACTCCAAGTCCTCAGCCCAGAGCTTCCGTCGCTTCACCCGACAACTCCAGGATGAATATGACCTGGTAGCCATTGATCCAGAGGTTGATCCTCGCCTGGAGCTTGCAGCCATA GGTCGCCAAGAAACggcctctttggcatcttggggCGCACCGGTTGGAGCGAGCAAGATTCCCGGCAAGAGATTCATTCGGATTGCCAAGTACCACAGTCATGTCTTCCTCGTAGAGTCCAAGCAATGCCccatcctcaaggtcaacgccATCACGTACCGAAACGACCCAATTCTTCCCATCTGCAGAACGGGCAGAGCATCCAAGGAGAATGAGACT TTGGTCCTACAGGTCGACAGAAACGAACTCCGAGCTATGAAGTTAACCATGGAAGAGTTTTGCAACAAGGTCGGCTATGCCGTCTTTGAATCCAAGCCTGGCTTCTATATCCCGACGTTGTACCTAGTTGGAGACGACATTAATCCTACCAACTTTAAGGATGTGGTTTGGGCTGCTGCCACGCGCTGTCAACCGCGCGCAAACGAATTTTTCTTTGACGAGTACCCCAACATACCTCTGATTCCATATGTTGGCTATGGAGTCAAGTTTGGCCGGAATGCGTGCAAGGTGATGCGATGCTGTCCGTTCCCGAGCGAGTCTGGACACGATGAGTTGGTGTGGAGGGAAGCTTCTTTCAGGAACAGCTACCCAGAGGAGATCCAAGAAAAGATCAAGAGTCAATGGGAGACGTATGGTTTCAGTAGTGCATGGAGTCTGGATCTTAGATGA
- a CDS encoding Zn(2)-C6 fungal-type domain-containing protein: MERPQQVPKKKTRTRSGCLNCRRKKRKCDEGRPACGTCRRRSEHCEWGLKITFRAENAQGLDGRHPSMRKMARRRPREFEILDVTSEVIRDYNAPSSLLESEDDDADARPMGRSIPTNVGSNARPTGLGHLSNAPGSYLTPPAVESSPSSQRQTESAVADLLYFSQSGQTTQSHSRVAIDPALQVSMDIEYPYMEQIQAFTPGDMSEDGIFLPGSAYHELHSTLRNHLIQETRSVAPTRSTTPRLDVNSTQGSSTIAETDVTVQIPDFHPSTTPLLSEEEECALWKNYFDEIAPWLDKFDRDRHFQQILPTMTKNNDHLRYSMLALSARQLELKKTLPTDRSLALYQEAIHLLLPHLPTRGTAVIATCVILCVLEMLSCSPKAWRRHLDGCASLMEAVGINGFVGGTEQALFWCFARMDVCGGLISSVKTLIDVSHWASGSIEADVELFRNATDFEQWANYSVYLIAQVLDLLAPLPSHTLQAPARNDSEFRARWLQLWEYLHDWYQQRPAPLHPIMTIPSGKSPFPTILFSNPAAISGNQLHHTASILMLQNQPSEIRLSLPAKPRSILWHARQACGISLSNDHHGAWTNGIQPLWIAGRCMSHPSEHKAILELLERIERESGWSTRWRAEDLREFWGDLGD; encoded by the exons ATGGAGCGTCCTCAGCAGGTacccaagaagaagacccGGACGAGGTCAGGATGCCTCAACTGCCGccgaaagaagagaaaatgCGACGAAGGACGCCCAGCCTGTGGTACATGTCGCCGACGGAGCGAGCACTGCGAATGGGGGCTCAAGATTACGTTTCGCGCCGAGAACGCACAGGGTCTGGATGGCCGACATCCGTCGATGCGCAAGATGGCCAGGAGACGGCCCAGGGAGtttgagatcctcgacgTCACATCCGAGGTTATTCGCGACTACAATGccccgtcgtcgctgctAGAATcggaagacgacgacgctgATGCGAGGCCCATGG GCCGCTCAATACCAACAAACGTGGGATCAAATGCGAGACCTACAGGCTTGGGGCACTTGAGCAATGCTCCGGGAAGCTATCTCACTCCACCTGCAGTTGAgagctcgccctcgtccCAGCGACAGACTGAGAGCGCTGTCGCAGACCTCCTTTACTTTAGCCAGAGCGGCCAAACTACCCAAAGCCACTCGCGAGTCGCAATAGACCCTGCGCTGCAAGTCTCAATGGACATTGAGTATCCTTATATGGAACAAATACAGGCATTCACGCCAGGAGACATGTCCGAGGATGGCATCTTTCTACCAGGCTCGGCATACCACGAACTTCATTCCACACTACGCAATCATCTAATACAGGAAACGAGATCTGTCGCGCCAACAAGGTCAACGACGCCTCGACTTGATGTCAATAGTACTCAAGGGAGCTCTACCATAGCCGAAACAGACGTCACTGTCCAGATACCCGAttttcatccatccacaacACCACTCCTTtcagaagaggaggaatgcGCTCTGTGGAAAAACTACTTTGACGAGATTGCCCCTTGGCTGGACAAGTTCGACAGAGACAGACATTTCCAACAGATCCTCCCAACAATGACCAAAAATAACGATCATCTACGATACTCGATGCTAGCCCTCTCGGCGCGACAGCTCGAGCTCAAAAAGACTCTCCCGACCGACCGAAGCCTCGCCTTATACCAAGAAGCCATCCACCTCCTACTCCCCCACCTGCCAACTCGAGGGACGGCCGTTATAGCTACATGCGTCATACTTTGCGTATTGGAGATGCTTAGCTGCTCGCCCAAAGCGTGGCGGAGGCACCTCGATGGATGCGCCAGTCTAATGGAGGCTGTAGGGATCAATGGCTTCGTTGGAGGCACTGAGCAGGCGCTCTTTTGGTGCTTTGCCCGGATGGACGTCTGCGGTGGCCTGATATCATCGGTCAAGACGCTCATAGACGTCTCCCACTGGGCTTCAGGGTCGATTGAAGCCGATGTCGAGCTCTTTCGAAACGCGACAGACTTTGAACAGTGGGCAAATTATTCCGTCTATTTAATAGCCCAGgttcttgatcttctggCCCCTCTCCCTTCACATactctccaagctccagcCCGCAACGACTCCGAGTTTCGCGCTCGCTGGCTCCAACTCTGGGAGTATCTCCACGACTGGTATCAGCAACGACCAGCCCCATTACACCCCATCATGACCATCCCCAGCGGCAAATCCCCCTTTCCGACtatcctcttctccaacccCGCCGCTATTTCAGGCAACCAACTTCACCATACAGCGTCGATTCTCATGCTTCAGAACCAGCCGTCAGAAATACGACTTAGTCTCCCTGCCAAGCCGAGGAGCATCCTCTGGCACGCGCGACAGGCTTGCGGGATAAGCTTGTCTAACGACCACCACGGGGCATGGACAAACGGGATTCAGCCTTTGTGGATTGCTGGACGATGTATGAGTCATCCCAGCGAGCACAAGGCGATACTAGAGTTGTTGGAGAGGATTGAGAGGGAGAGCGGATGGAGCACGAGGTGGAGGGCAGAGGATCTAAGGGAGTTTTGGGGAGACTTGGGAGACTGA